A stretch of the Cottoperca gobio chromosome 2, fCotGob3.1, whole genome shotgun sequence genome encodes the following:
- the hpxb gene encoding hemopexin isoform X2: protein MTEDASRNFTFQSFHPAQILNERNYTNQHMKNAMNRKREGSEVRWGIDRERWRQEELEAAGQREQRRKKHTPGVQYKVQVQLLHQKTSSGLHIMELFIKTLVLCLALALTNGAPANPQDVAVDDAVLPDRCEGIEFDAITPDENGNTFFFRGSHLWKGFHGPAQLSNESFKELDDIHHIGHVDAAFRMHNVENPDDHDHIYFFLDDKVFSYFNHTLEDGYPKEIQEDFPGVPAHLDAAVECPKGECMADSVLFFKGHDMYIYDITTKTVKIKTWSHLPVCTSALRWMEQYYCFHGHNFTKFNPISGEVSNAYPKDARRYFMKCPNFGHGGKYVLNCSNVKIDAITTDDAGKSYLFAGRIYMRLDTHRDGLHAFQITRAWKNVTSGVDAVFSYADKIYLIKDDQVYIYKAAAQYILIEGYPKTLKEELGIEGKVDAAFVCPDDHTVHVIQGQIISDVDLTATPRVVTHALPMSLSDIDAALCSAEGIQMFKGSQYYHYESAMTLALSRIAPRPKSVTNAMMGCQE from the exons ATGACAGAAGATGCATCGAGAAACTTTACTTTCCAAAGCTTCCACCCTGCACAGATTTTAAATGAGAGAAATTACACAAACCAACATATGAAG AATGCAATgaacagaaagagggaggggagcGAGGTGAGATGGGGGATtgacagagagaggtggaggcagGAAGAACTGGAGgctgcaggacagagagagcagcgGAGGAAGAAGCACACACCTGGAGTTCAG TATAAAGTCCAGGTTCAGCTCCTGCATCAGAAGACTTCATCAGGACTGCACATCATGGAGCTGTTTATCAAAACTCTGGTTCTGTGCTTAGCGCTCGCCCTCACTAATGGAGCACCTGC GAACCCACAAGACGTAGCAGTAGACG ATGCTGTTCTCCCAGACCGATGTGAAGGGATTGAGTTTGATGCCATCACTCCTGACGAGAACGGAAACACTTTCTTCTTCAGAG GTAGCCACTTGTGGAAGGGTTTCCATGGTCCAGCTCAGCTCTCCAATGAGTCCTTCAAGGAGCTTGATGACATCCATCACATCGGCCATGTTGATGCTGCCTTCCGCATGCACAATGTAGAGAACCCAGACGACCACGATCACATCTATTTCTTCCTG GATGACAAGGTGTTCAGCTATTTTAACCACACTCTGGAGGACGGGTATCCAAAAGAGATCCAGGAGGACTTCCCAGGAGTACCCGCTCATCTGGATGCTGCTGTGGAGTGTCCCAAAGGAGAGTGCATGGCCGACTCAGTTCTGTTCTTCAAGG GACatgatatgtatatttatgatATTACAACAAAGACAGTGAAGATCAAGACGTGGTCCCACCTGCCTGTCTGCACCTCTGCTTTACGCTGGATGGAGCAGTACTACTGTTTCCATGGACACAACTTCACCAAGTTCAACCCTATATCCGGAGAGGTGAGCAATGCCTACCCCAAGGACGCCCGCAGATATTTCATGAAGTGCCCCAACTTTG GTCATGGAGGTAAATATGTCCTGAACTGCAGCAATGTCAAAATAGATGCCATCACCACTGATGATGCAGGCAAAAGTTATTTATTCGCag GCCGCATCTACATGCGTCTGGACACCCATCGTGACGGCCTCCACGCCTTCCAAATCACCAGGGCGTGGAAGAATGTGACCAGCGGGGTGGACGCTGTGTTTTCCTACGCTGACAAAATTTACTTGATTAAG GATGATCAGGTTTACATCTATAAAGCTGCTGCTCAATACATCCTGATTGAAGGCTACCCTAAAACCCTGAAGGAGGAGCTCGGCATTGAAGGAAAGGTGGACGCTGCCTTTGTTTGTCCTGATGATCACACAGTTCATGTAATCCAAG GACAGATTATTTCTGATGTTGACCTAACCGCCACGCCCAGGGTCGTGACCCACGCACTTCCCATGTCCCTGTCCGACATTGATGCTGCTCTGTGCAGTGCAGAAGGAATTCAAATGTTCAAGGGCTCGCAGTATTACCACTACGAGAGCGCAATGACACTGGCTCTGAGCAGAATCGCTCCGAGGCCTAAATCTGTTACCAATGCAATGATGGGATGTCAGGAATAG
- the hpxb gene encoding hemopexin isoform X3: MTEDASRNFTFQSFHPAQILNERNYTNQHMKYKVQVQLLHQKTSSGLHIMELFIKTLVLCLALALTNGAPANPQDVAVDDAVLPDRCEGIEFDAITPDENGNTFFFRGSHLWKGFHGPAQLSNESFKELDDIHHIGHVDAAFRMHNVENPDDHDHIYFFLDDKVFSYFNHTLEDGYPKEIQEDFPGVPAHLDAAVECPKGECMADSVLFFKGHDMYIYDITTKTVKIKTWSHLPVCTSALRWMEQYYCFHGHNFTKFNPISGEVSNAYPKDARRYFMKCPNFGHGGKYVLNCSNVKIDAITTDDAGKSYLFAGRIYMRLDTHRDGLHAFQITRAWKNVTSGVDAVFSYADKIYLIKDDQVYIYKAAAQYILIEGYPKTLKEELGIEGKVDAAFVCPDDHTVHVIQGQIISDVDLTATPRVVTHALPMSLSDIDAALCSAEGIQMFKGSQYYHYESAMTLALSRIAPRPKSVTNAMMGCQE, from the exons ATGACAGAAGATGCATCGAGAAACTTTACTTTCCAAAGCTTCCACCCTGCACAGATTTTAAATGAGAGAAATTACACAAACCAACATATGAAG TATAAAGTCCAGGTTCAGCTCCTGCATCAGAAGACTTCATCAGGACTGCACATCATGGAGCTGTTTATCAAAACTCTGGTTCTGTGCTTAGCGCTCGCCCTCACTAATGGAGCACCTGC GAACCCACAAGACGTAGCAGTAGACG ATGCTGTTCTCCCAGACCGATGTGAAGGGATTGAGTTTGATGCCATCACTCCTGACGAGAACGGAAACACTTTCTTCTTCAGAG GTAGCCACTTGTGGAAGGGTTTCCATGGTCCAGCTCAGCTCTCCAATGAGTCCTTCAAGGAGCTTGATGACATCCATCACATCGGCCATGTTGATGCTGCCTTCCGCATGCACAATGTAGAGAACCCAGACGACCACGATCACATCTATTTCTTCCTG GATGACAAGGTGTTCAGCTATTTTAACCACACTCTGGAGGACGGGTATCCAAAAGAGATCCAGGAGGACTTCCCAGGAGTACCCGCTCATCTGGATGCTGCTGTGGAGTGTCCCAAAGGAGAGTGCATGGCCGACTCAGTTCTGTTCTTCAAGG GACatgatatgtatatttatgatATTACAACAAAGACAGTGAAGATCAAGACGTGGTCCCACCTGCCTGTCTGCACCTCTGCTTTACGCTGGATGGAGCAGTACTACTGTTTCCATGGACACAACTTCACCAAGTTCAACCCTATATCCGGAGAGGTGAGCAATGCCTACCCCAAGGACGCCCGCAGATATTTCATGAAGTGCCCCAACTTTG GTCATGGAGGTAAATATGTCCTGAACTGCAGCAATGTCAAAATAGATGCCATCACCACTGATGATGCAGGCAAAAGTTATTTATTCGCag GCCGCATCTACATGCGTCTGGACACCCATCGTGACGGCCTCCACGCCTTCCAAATCACCAGGGCGTGGAAGAATGTGACCAGCGGGGTGGACGCTGTGTTTTCCTACGCTGACAAAATTTACTTGATTAAG GATGATCAGGTTTACATCTATAAAGCTGCTGCTCAATACATCCTGATTGAAGGCTACCCTAAAACCCTGAAGGAGGAGCTCGGCATTGAAGGAAAGGTGGACGCTGCCTTTGTTTGTCCTGATGATCACACAGTTCATGTAATCCAAG GACAGATTATTTCTGATGTTGACCTAACCGCCACGCCCAGGGTCGTGACCCACGCACTTCCCATGTCCCTGTCCGACATTGATGCTGCTCTGTGCAGTGCAGAAGGAATTCAAATGTTCAAGGGCTCGCAGTATTACCACTACGAGAGCGCAATGACACTGGCTCTGAGCAGAATCGCTCCGAGGCCTAAATCTGTTACCAATGCAATGATGGGATGTCAGGAATAG
- the hpxb gene encoding uncharacterized protein hpxb isoform X1, with product MLLRSHSERRALLGFSALLTHSTPQQRDVNSPHPLSVTPQEFIFKPISLTSPPPWVTQALSNLEQGEQELQSLRERQQAEVEEVNRELDNAAIEAHREERRLLEKVEKDHREAQRHLSQVKRENAAAVRVVQSLVDQQLRKIGQLKEQIQRWGSTAGGSNKNQLQRGVAEVTQPWEISLTMKRVSFLPSPESKTLSLGEVDVREQGMTYPISVCGIQGQKCALHSGDTAFSNITPVEIRKEQQPNRAGQRNSPDESNKANSGITRVVRKLRLSSSTENEDDLKSPTLKSPISRRRGASESSQDEEVESVCSDTQGQDLFLAIPPVSSQGESEGDESDGRQNGSKRCFTLKGKRKQKALVLVSCEEPSCPPEETDAKSSYVAISPKTRRKGSLSRYSLVDHPLSQHTLPKKKTSNQSSMDSGSPPSPVDSEDSCYTYTVNTPLRGSLKQEHCRSMSTTDLSGKLRPLIHGDKRERGGIRKVNRMCLASQPSTLEQGERNITESDRNTMSFEERQSRSQTPVKQGSSLNRVSRSLSMSAIEGDKLHLGKESQQYNKDKKERVVPALGELEEEGGSTALDSAYLVKQFGKQGSGRTDFNLPSGVHATVKGQLFVVDCGNARIQVTDLQKNVVQQVSPSGSERSSRICNYFDVAVNSKGLIALTCAAERAVLVFSRHGRLLQTFGGTLIGSTNEELDAPRGVTVTRQDEFLVADLKRGILTSLKLDPKTGARLERTVVTGFHRPYLVAACLTTGLMAVSERGNETGRVPCIRVLEPGWNTIRILGVCSGLGPVLTCPWGLCIDNDGDVLVADWGKQHHRVLFYPSKGVGWPLVNESLSSPRGLGLLPDGHMVVSDSMNHCIKIYHYK from the coding sequence ATGTTATTGCGGTCTCATTCAGAGAGAAGAGCCCTCCTTGGGTTCTCAGCCCTGCTGACACACAGTACTCCACAGCAGAGAGACGTGAACTCCCCACATCCCCTATCCGTCACCCCACAGGAGTTCATATTTAAGCCAATATCTCTTACTTCACCACCTCCCTGGGTGACTCAGGCCCTTTCCAACCTGGAGCAAGGAGAACAAGAACTGCAGAGCCTCAGGGAGCGACAGCAGGCCGAAGTGGAGGAGGTGAACCGTGAGTTGGACAATGCTGCGATTGAAGCTCACAGAGAGGAGCGTCGTCTTCTTGAAAAGGTTGAGAAGGACCACAGAGAAGCCCAGCGGCACCTTAGTCAGGTGAAGAGGGAGAATGCTGCAGCAGTACGAGTTGTGCAGTCACTTGTTGACCAGCAACTTAGGAAAATTGGACAACTGAAGGAACAGATACAAAGATGGGGCAGTACCGCTGGTGGATCCAACAAAAATCAGCTCCAAAGAGGAGTGGCAGAGGTCACCCAACCTTGGGAGATCTCTCTAACAATGAAAAGGGTCAGTTTCTTACCAAGCCCTGAGTCCAAGACCTTAAGTTTAGGGGAAGTTGATGTTCGAGAGCAAGGTATGACCTACCCAATTAGTGTCTGTGGCATCCAAGGACAAAAGTGTGCCTTGCACTCAGGGGATACAGCATTTTCAAACATTACCCCTGTTGAAATTCGAAAGGAACAACAGCCAAACAGAGCTGGGCAAAGGAACAGTCCAGATGAGAGCAATAAGGCAAACAGTGGAATCACGCGTGTTGTCAGGAAACTACGTCTGTCAAGCTCTACAGAGAATGAGGACGATCTCAAATCACCCACCTTAAAGTCCCCCATATCAAGACGTCGTGGTGCATCTGAGTCATCCCAAGATGAGGAAGTAGagtctgtgtgttcagacacACAGGGGCAAGACCTTTTCCTTGCTATCCCACCGGTCTCCAGTCAAGGAGAATCTGAAGGGGATGAATCTGATGGCAGACAAAATGGATCCAAAAGGTGTTTCACATTGAAGGGTAAGAGGAAGCAAAAGGCCCTTGTCTTGGTCTCGTGCGAAGAACCATCCTGCCCTCCTGAAGAAACTGATGCAAAAAGCAGTTATGTGGCTATATCTCCAAAGACTAGGCGCAAAGGTTCACTCTCAAGGTACAGTCTTGTAGATCATCCACTTTCTCAACACACCCTACCCAAGAAGAAAACCTCAAATCAATCTTCAATGGATAGTGGAAGCCCTCCATCCCCAGTGGACAGTGAGGATTCCTGTTATACCTATACTGTGAATACTCCACTAAGGGGATCCCTCAAGCAAGAGCACTGTCGCTCAATGTCTACCACTGACCTCTCAGGTAAACTTCGACCTTTGATTCACGGTGACAAACGTGAGCGTGGAGGAATCCGGAAGGTCAACAGAATGTGCCTTGCCTCTCAACCTTCAACTCTTGAACAAGGTGAAAGAAATATCACAGAATCTGACAGGAATACCATGAGTTTTGAAGAACGACAATCAAGATCTCAGACTCCTGTTAAACAGGGTTCAAGTTTAAACCGGGTGAGCAGATCTCTTTCCATGTCAGCCATTGAAGGAGACAAATTACACCTAGGCAAGGaatcacaacaatacaacaaggATAAGAAAGAGAGAGTTGTGCCAGCTTTGGGGGAactggaggaagaggggggTTCAACTGCGCTCGACTCAGCTTATTTAGTCAAACAGTTTGGAAAACAAGGATCAGGTCGCACTGACTTCAACCTACCAAGCGGCGTCCATGCAACTGTCAAAGGGCAACTATTTGTGGTCGATTGTGGAAACGCCCGCATTCAGGTGACTGATCTCCAGAAAAATGTTGTACAGCAAGTGTCTCCTTCAGGATCAGAAAGGTCTTCCCGCATATGCAACTACTTTGACGTGGCTGTGAACTCGAAGGGCCTGATTGCCCTGACCTGTGCTGCTGAACGAGCTGTGTTGGTGTTCAGCCGTCATGGACGCCTCCTGCAAACGTTTGGAGGCACATTGATTGGTTCCACTAATGAAGAGCTTGATGCTCCCAGAGGGGTGACTGTTACTCGTCAAGATGAGTTCTTGGTTGCTGACCTCAAGCGTGGCATTCTTACTTCCCTTAAACTGGATCCCAAAACCGGGGCCAGATTGGAGCGCACGGTGGTGACCGGGTTTCACAGACCCTACCTAGTGGCAGCCTGTCTCACAACTGGGCTCATGGCAGTATCTGAACGAGGAAATGAGACTGGACGTGTCCCATGTATCCGGGTTCTGGAGCCTGGCTGGAACACTATCCGAATCCTAGGGGTGTGCTCTGGATTGGGGCCTGTTCTGACCTGCCCTTGGGGTCTCTGTATTGACAACGATGGGGATGTCCTGGTGGCAGACTGGGGAAAGCAGCACCACCGTGTTCTTTTCTACCCATCCAAAGGTGTTGGTTGGCCTCTGGTGAATGAAAGCCTGAGTAGCCCAAGGGGCCTGGGGCTGCTTCCTGATGGCCATATGGTTGTGTCAGACAGCATGAATCATTGCATCAAGATCTACCACTACAAGTGA
- the hpxb gene encoding hemopexin isoform X4, whose protein sequence is MELFIKTLVLCLALALTNGAPANPQDVAVDDAVLPDRCEGIEFDAITPDENGNTFFFRGSHLWKGFHGPAQLSNESFKELDDIHHIGHVDAAFRMHNVENPDDHDHIYFFLDDKVFSYFNHTLEDGYPKEIQEDFPGVPAHLDAAVECPKGECMADSVLFFKGHDMYIYDITTKTVKIKTWSHLPVCTSALRWMEQYYCFHGHNFTKFNPISGEVSNAYPKDARRYFMKCPNFGHGGKYVLNCSNVKIDAITTDDAGKSYLFAGRIYMRLDTHRDGLHAFQITRAWKNVTSGVDAVFSYADKIYLIKDDQVYIYKAAAQYILIEGYPKTLKEELGIEGKVDAAFVCPDDHTVHVIQGQIISDVDLTATPRVVTHALPMSLSDIDAALCSAEGIQMFKGSQYYHYESAMTLALSRIAPRPKSVTNAMMGCQE, encoded by the exons ATGGAGCTGTTTATCAAAACTCTGGTTCTGTGCTTAGCGCTCGCCCTCACTAATGGAGCACCTGC GAACCCACAAGACGTAGCAGTAGACG ATGCTGTTCTCCCAGACCGATGTGAAGGGATTGAGTTTGATGCCATCACTCCTGACGAGAACGGAAACACTTTCTTCTTCAGAG GTAGCCACTTGTGGAAGGGTTTCCATGGTCCAGCTCAGCTCTCCAATGAGTCCTTCAAGGAGCTTGATGACATCCATCACATCGGCCATGTTGATGCTGCCTTCCGCATGCACAATGTAGAGAACCCAGACGACCACGATCACATCTATTTCTTCCTG GATGACAAGGTGTTCAGCTATTTTAACCACACTCTGGAGGACGGGTATCCAAAAGAGATCCAGGAGGACTTCCCAGGAGTACCCGCTCATCTGGATGCTGCTGTGGAGTGTCCCAAAGGAGAGTGCATGGCCGACTCAGTTCTGTTCTTCAAGG GACatgatatgtatatttatgatATTACAACAAAGACAGTGAAGATCAAGACGTGGTCCCACCTGCCTGTCTGCACCTCTGCTTTACGCTGGATGGAGCAGTACTACTGTTTCCATGGACACAACTTCACCAAGTTCAACCCTATATCCGGAGAGGTGAGCAATGCCTACCCCAAGGACGCCCGCAGATATTTCATGAAGTGCCCCAACTTTG GTCATGGAGGTAAATATGTCCTGAACTGCAGCAATGTCAAAATAGATGCCATCACCACTGATGATGCAGGCAAAAGTTATTTATTCGCag GCCGCATCTACATGCGTCTGGACACCCATCGTGACGGCCTCCACGCCTTCCAAATCACCAGGGCGTGGAAGAATGTGACCAGCGGGGTGGACGCTGTGTTTTCCTACGCTGACAAAATTTACTTGATTAAG GATGATCAGGTTTACATCTATAAAGCTGCTGCTCAATACATCCTGATTGAAGGCTACCCTAAAACCCTGAAGGAGGAGCTCGGCATTGAAGGAAAGGTGGACGCTGCCTTTGTTTGTCCTGATGATCACACAGTTCATGTAATCCAAG GACAGATTATTTCTGATGTTGACCTAACCGCCACGCCCAGGGTCGTGACCCACGCACTTCCCATGTCCCTGTCCGACATTGATGCTGCTCTGTGCAGTGCAGAAGGAATTCAAATGTTCAAGGGCTCGCAGTATTACCACTACGAGAGCGCAATGACACTGGCTCTGAGCAGAATCGCTCCGAGGCCTAAATCTGTTACCAATGCAATGATGGGATGTCAGGAATAG
- the LOC115021960 gene encoding gap junction alpha-3 protein-like: MGDWSFLGRLLENAQEHSTVIGKVWLTVLFIFRILVLGAAAEEVWGDEQSDFTCNTQQPGCENVCYDEAFPISHIRFWVLQIIFVSTPTLIYLGHVLHIVRMEEKRREREEELRKAGRHQEDHDPLYHNGGGGGGKKEKPPIRDEHGKIRIRGALLRTYIFNIIFKTLFEVGFILGQYFLYGFHLRPLYKCGRWPCPNTVDCFISRPTEKTIFIIFMLVVACVSLVLNLLEIYHLGWKKVKQGVTNEFAPDRGLLLPGGDEPGDAETIPEQTSPSVLNCLPAYASVNVVGAEGGAYSPTEASLAVSSVPARHKMNGTEFHPDDFLLEALPTSFYEEAAPCMVPHDDFIVVTRAEMHQPPAAAPARDIRKPSRASKSGCVRARPDDLAV, from the exons ATGGGTGACTGGAGCTTTCTAGGGCGGCTGCTGGAGAATGCTCAAGAACACTCCACTGTGATTGGAAAG GTTTGGCTGACCGTCCTCTTCATCTTCCGCATCTTGGTGCTTGGGGCAGCAGCTGAAGAGGTTTGGGGGGATGAGCAGTCGGACTTTACTTGTAACACGCAGCAGCCTGGTTGCGAGAACGTCTGCTACGACGAGGCCTTCCCCATCTCCCACATCCGCTTCTGGGTGCTGCAGATCATCTTTGTCTCCACGCCCACCCTCATCTATCTGGGCCATGTGCTGCACATTGTCCGcatggaggagaagaggagagagagggaggaggagctcAGAAAGGCCGGACGGCACCAGGAGGACCACGACCCTCTCTATCAcaacggaggaggaggaggcgggaaGAAGGAGAAGCCGCCAATTCGTGATGAGCATGGGAAGATCCGAATCCGTGGAGCGTTATTGAGGACCTACATCTTCAACATCATCTTCAAGACTCTGTTTGAGGTGGGCTTCATCCTGGGGCAGTACTTCCTCTATGGCTTCCACCTGAGGCCGCTCTATAAATGTGGCCGCTGGCCCTGCCCCAATACTGTGGACTGCTTCATCTCCAG GCCCACTGAGAAGACAATCTTCATCATTTTCATGCTGGTGGTTGCTTGTGTCTCTCTGGTCCTCAACCTGCTGGAGATCTACCACCTGGGCTGGAAGAAAGTTAAGCAGGGGGTCACCAATGAGTTTGCACCCGACCGTGGGCTGCTGCTGCCGGGCGGAGATGAGCCTGGAGATGCGGAGACGATCCCTGAGCAGACCTCTCCGTCAGTGCTCAACTGTTTGCCGGCGTACGCCAGCGTGAACGTGGTGGGGGCTGAGGGCGGAGCCTACAGTCCAACTGAAGCCTCCCTTGCAGTGAGCTCTGTGCCTGCCAGACACAAGATGAACGGCACAGAGTTCCACCCAGACGACTTCCTGTTGGAGGCCCTGCCCACTTCTTTTTACG AGGAGGCGGCGCCTTGTATGGTCCCACATGACGACTTCATCGTGGTCACCAGGGCGGAGATGCATCAGCCTCCTGCTGCCGCTCCTGCGAGAGACATCCGGAAGCCAAGTCGGGCCAGCAAGAGCGGCTGCGTCCGAGCTCGTCCCGATGACCTGGCTGTGtag
- the LOC115021703 gene encoding gap junction beta-6 protein-like isoform X2 translates to MSWPVLYAQLVGANRHSTSLGKVWLSVLFIFRVMVLVVAAESVWGDEQSDFTCNTLQLVFVSTPTLLVAMYVSYRNHSDKKRLLQSSGRAGLLSNKGQEEDLETLKKRRLPVAGALWWTYACSLVFRLLFEGGFMYALYVVYDGFQMPRLVQCDQWPCPNLVDCFISRPTEKTIFTVFMATASSICMVLNMAELSYLVAKAVTRSLCGQKERKTCRKSSRVKTQNKTNQKLLVSA, encoded by the exons ATGTCTTGGCCTGTTCTGTACGCTCAGTTAGTCGGGGCAAACCGTCACTCCACCAGCCTGGGTAAAGTCTGGCTCTCCGTGCTCTTTATTTTCCGGGTCATGGTTCTGGTTGTTGCTGCGGAGAGCGTCTGGGGGGACGAGCAGTCGGACTTCACCTGCAACACACTACAG CTTGTCTTTGTCTCCACACCAACGCTCCTGGTCGCGATGTATGTGTCCTATCGGAACCACAGCGATAAGAAGAGACTCCTACAG AGTTCTGGTAGAGCTGGTCTCCTCAGCAACAAAGGGCAGGAGGAAGATTTGGAGACTTTAAAGAAACGGAGACTCCCAGTAGCTGGCGCCCTCTGGTGGACGTACGCCTGCAGTCTGGTGTTCAGGCTGCTGTTTGAAGGCGGCTTCAT GTATGCCCTATACGTGGTATACGATGGTTTCCAGATGCCACGGCTGGTGCAGTGTGACCAGTGGCCGTGTCCTAACCTGGTGGACTGCTTCATCTCGCGCCCCACCGAGAAAACCATCTTCACTGTTTTCATGGCCACTGCCTCCTCTATCTGCATGGTCCTTAACATGGCTGAACTGTCATATCTGGTTGCCAAGGCTGTCACTAG GAGTCTCTGTGGCcagaaggagaggaaaacatGCAGAAAATCGAGCAGAGTGAAGACGCAGAATAAGACGAACCAGAAGTTACTCGTCTCAGCCTGA
- the LOC115021703 gene encoding gap junction beta-2 protein-like isoform X1: protein MSWPVLYAQLVGANRHSTSLGKVWLSVLFIFRVMVLVVAAESVWGDEQSDFTCNTLQPGCENVCYDQFFPVSHIRLWCLQLVFVSTPTLLVAMYVSYRNHSDKKRLLQSSGRAGLLSNKGQEEDLETLKKRRLPVAGALWWTYACSLVFRLLFEGGFMYALYVVYDGFQMPRLVQCDQWPCPNLVDCFISRPTEKTIFTVFMATASSICMVLNMAELSYLVAKAVTRSLCGQKERKTCRKSSRVKTQNKTNQKLLVSA from the exons ATGTCTTGGCCTGTTCTGTACGCTCAGTTAGTCGGGGCAAACCGTCACTCCACCAGCCTGGGTAAAGTCTGGCTCTCCGTGCTCTTTATTTTCCGGGTCATGGTTCTGGTTGTTGCTGCGGAGAGCGTCTGGGGGGACGAGCAGTCGGACTTCACCTGCAACACACTACAG CCCGGCTGTGAAAACGTCTGCTATGATCAGTTCTTCCCTGTCTCCCACATCCGTCTATGGTGTCTTCAGCTTGTCTTTGTCTCCACACCAACGCTCCTGGTCGCGATGTATGTGTCCTATCGGAACCACAGCGATAAGAAGAGACTCCTACAG AGTTCTGGTAGAGCTGGTCTCCTCAGCAACAAAGGGCAGGAGGAAGATTTGGAGACTTTAAAGAAACGGAGACTCCCAGTAGCTGGCGCCCTCTGGTGGACGTACGCCTGCAGTCTGGTGTTCAGGCTGCTGTTTGAAGGCGGCTTCAT GTATGCCCTATACGTGGTATACGATGGTTTCCAGATGCCACGGCTGGTGCAGTGTGACCAGTGGCCGTGTCCTAACCTGGTGGACTGCTTCATCTCGCGCCCCACCGAGAAAACCATCTTCACTGTTTTCATGGCCACTGCCTCCTCTATCTGCATGGTCCTTAACATGGCTGAACTGTCATATCTGGTTGCCAAGGCTGTCACTAG GAGTCTCTGTGGCcagaaggagaggaaaacatGCAGAAAATCGAGCAGAGTGAAGACGCAGAATAAGACGAACCAGAAGTTACTCGTCTCAGCCTGA
- the LOC115021703 gene encoding gap junction beta-6 protein-like isoform X3: MSWPVLYAQLVGANRHSTSLGKVWLSVLFIFRVMVLVVAAESVWGDEQSDFTCNTLQPGCENVCYDQFFPVSHIRLWCLQLVFVSTPTLLVAMYVSYRNHSDKKRLLQSSGRAGLLSNKGQEEDLETLKKRRLPVAGALWWTYACSLVFRLLFEGGFMYALYVVYDGFQMPRLVQCDQWPCPNLVDCFISRPTEKTIFTVFMATASSICMVLNMAELSYLVAKAVTR; the protein is encoded by the exons ATGTCTTGGCCTGTTCTGTACGCTCAGTTAGTCGGGGCAAACCGTCACTCCACCAGCCTGGGTAAAGTCTGGCTCTCCGTGCTCTTTATTTTCCGGGTCATGGTTCTGGTTGTTGCTGCGGAGAGCGTCTGGGGGGACGAGCAGTCGGACTTCACCTGCAACACACTACAG CCCGGCTGTGAAAACGTCTGCTATGATCAGTTCTTCCCTGTCTCCCACATCCGTCTATGGTGTCTTCAGCTTGTCTTTGTCTCCACACCAACGCTCCTGGTCGCGATGTATGTGTCCTATCGGAACCACAGCGATAAGAAGAGACTCCTACAG AGTTCTGGTAGAGCTGGTCTCCTCAGCAACAAAGGGCAGGAGGAAGATTTGGAGACTTTAAAGAAACGGAGACTCCCAGTAGCTGGCGCCCTCTGGTGGACGTACGCCTGCAGTCTGGTGTTCAGGCTGCTGTTTGAAGGCGGCTTCAT GTATGCCCTATACGTGGTATACGATGGTTTCCAGATGCCACGGCTGGTGCAGTGTGACCAGTGGCCGTGTCCTAACCTGGTGGACTGCTTCATCTCGCGCCCCACCGAGAAAACCATCTTCACTGTTTTCATGGCCACTGCCTCCTCTATCTGCATGGTCCTTAACATGGCTGAACTGTCATATCTGGTTGCCAAGGCTGTCACTAGGTAG
- the sap18 gene encoding histone deacetylase complex subunit SAP18, protein MALESRITQEEIKKEPEKPIDREKTCPLLLRVFTTNSGRHHRADEFARGNVPSSELQIYTWMDATLKELTSLVKEVYPEARKKGTHFSFAIVYPDPRGKVYRLKDIGNTVSGRKGADDSMTLQSQRFQIGDYLDIAITPPNRAPPLNARMRPF, encoded by the exons ATGGCCCTGGAATCGCGGATCACACAGGAAGAAATCAAGAAGGAACCAGAAAAGCCCATTGACCGAGAAAAG ACCTGCCCCCTTCTGCTGCGAGTCTTCACCACCAACAGCGGCCGACACCACAGAGCAGATGAATTTGCCCGTGGCAATGTTCCCTCCAGCGAACTGCAGATATACACATG GATGGATGCTACTCTGAAGGAGCTGACAAGCCTGGTGAAGGAAGTGTATCCGGAGGCCAGAAAAAAGGGGACCCATTTCAGCTTTGCCATTGTCTATCCCGACCCTAGAGGGAAAGTGTACAG GTTGAAAGATATTGGCAACACTGTATCTGGCAGGAAGGGTGCAGATGACTCCATGACGTTGCAGTCTCAGCGCTTCCAGATTGGAGACTATCTGGACATAGCTATCACACCTCCCAACAGAGCCCCGCCCCTTAACGCACGCATGAGGCCCTTCTGA